In Haliaeetus albicilla chromosome 12, bHalAlb1.1, whole genome shotgun sequence, a genomic segment contains:
- the CIAO2A gene encoding cytosolic iron-sulfur assembly component 2A has product MSLVLGLLSHTLNRVLWYSGLRRGCHAPRNQAMEQDKALEVYDIIRTIRDPEKPNTLEELEVVTESCVEVQEIGEDEYLVIIRFTPTVPHCSLATLIGLCLRIKLQRCLPFRHKLEIYISEGTHSTEEDINKQINDKERVAAAMENPNLREIVEQCVTEPD; this is encoded by the exons ATGTCGCTGGTGTTGGGGTTGCTGTCGCACACGTTGAACAGGGTGCTGTGGTACTCCGGGCTGCGTAGGGGTTGCCATGCCCCCCGGAATCAAGCCATGGAGCAGGACAAGGCGCTCGAGGTTTACG ATATAATTCGTACTATCCGGGACCCAGAGAAACCTAATACTTTAGAAGAACTGGAAGTGGTAACAGAAAGCTGTGTTGAAGTGCAAGAGATAGGTGAAGATGAGTATCTTGTTATCATCAGGTTTACACCAACAGTACCTCATTGCTCGTTGGCTACTCTCATTG GCCTTTGTTTAAGAATAAAACTTCAGAGATGTTTGCCTTTTAGACATAAG CTGGAAATCTACATATCTGAAGGTACACATTCCACTGAAGAAGACA TCAACAAGCAAATCAATGACAAAGAGAGAGTAGCAGCTGCGATGGAAAATCCAAACTTGCGTGAAATTGTGGAGCAGTGTGTTACAGAGCCTGACTAA